The Chitinophagales bacterium genome has a window encoding:
- the crtI gene encoding phytoene desaturase has translation MDNVTVIGGGFSGLAAACYVAKAGAKVSLYEKNATIGGRARHYTDEGFMFDMGPSWYWMPDVFERFFADFGKQVSDYYELVQLDPGFQVFFKEGEPLTVPANKEELYNVFEEIEPGCSARLTAFLNDADYKYKVGMTDLVYKPGLSVTEYINYDVLKGIMGAHLFKSVSSHVRTYFKDPRLMQLMEFPILFLGAMAKDIPALYTLMNHAALTQGTWYPMGGMSKIVMAMEDLARSLGVEIHTSSPVNEINVIDGKVRGITTSDGFRKTDAVIASGDYHYVEQHMLEEQYRNYDEKYWDKKTFAPSCLIYYVGVNKKVKKLQHHNLFFDADFEQHSKDIYKNPDWPQDPLFYVCCPSKTDDSVAPEGQENLFILIPIAPGIEDTPEMREKYFPEVVKRIEKHCSDNIAEHVVYKKSYCLKDFMQDYHAYKGNAYGLANTLRQTAILKPSLRNKKVPNLLYTGQLTVPGPGVPPALISGKLAATEALKTLKKKPYEAVVR, from the coding sequence ATGGATAATGTTACTGTTATAGGAGGCGGATTTTCAGGTTTAGCTGCGGCATGTTATGTGGCAAAAGCAGGGGCTAAAGTGTCTTTGTATGAGAAGAATGCAACTATAGGCGGCAGGGCCAGGCATTACACCGATGAGGGTTTTATGTTCGACATGGGGCCCAGCTGGTATTGGATGCCGGATGTATTTGAACGTTTCTTTGCAGACTTTGGCAAACAGGTGTCCGACTACTATGAGCTTGTACAGCTTGATCCGGGTTTCCAGGTGTTTTTTAAAGAAGGTGAGCCGCTAACTGTTCCGGCAAATAAAGAAGAACTGTACAACGTATTTGAAGAAATAGAACCGGGTTGTTCCGCGCGTCTTACCGCATTTCTTAATGACGCGGACTATAAATACAAAGTAGGTATGACAGACCTGGTATATAAGCCCGGGCTGTCTGTAACGGAGTATATCAACTATGATGTGCTGAAGGGTATTATGGGTGCGCACCTGTTCAAGTCGGTCAGCAGTCATGTGCGTACCTATTTCAAAGACCCGCGGTTGATGCAACTGATGGAGTTTCCGATACTCTTCCTTGGTGCTATGGCCAAAGATATTCCCGCTCTCTATACTTTGATGAACCATGCGGCACTTACACAAGGCACATGGTATCCTATGGGTGGTATGAGTAAGATCGTAATGGCAATGGAAGATCTGGCGCGCTCGCTGGGGGTGGAGATACATACCAGTAGTCCGGTAAACGAAATAAATGTCATTGATGGTAAAGTTCGGGGTATCACTACCTCTGATGGTTTCAGAAAGACTGATGCTGTAATAGCATCAGGAGACTATCACTACGTAGAACAGCACATGCTGGAAGAACAATACCGGAATTATGACGAAAAATATTGGGATAAAAAAACTTTCGCCCCTTCGTGCCTGATATACTATGTAGGCGTTAATAAAAAGGTCAAGAAACTTCAGCATCACAACTTGTTTTTCGACGCAGACTTTGAGCAACATTCGAAAGATATATATAAAAATCCTGATTGGCCGCAAGATCCGTTATTCTATGTTTGCTGCCCTTCAAAGACCGATGATAGCGTAGCACCTGAGGGGCAGGAGAACCTGTTCATACTTATACCCATTGCACCGGGCATAGAAGATACGCCCGAAATGAGAGAAAAATATTTCCCGGAAGTAGTTAAAAGAATAGAAAAACATTGCAGCGATAACATTGCTGAACATGTAGTGTATAAAAAAAGCTACTGCCTCAAGGATTTCATGCAGGATTATCATGCATATAAGGGCAATGCATACGGGCTGGCCAATACACTGCGACAGACAGCAATATTAAAACCATCATTAAGAAATAAAAAAGTACCCAACCTGTTGTATACAGGCCAGTTAACCGTGCCTGGTCCCGGCGTGCCGCCGGCTTTAATATCCGGCAAACTGGCAGCGACAGAAGCGCTTAAAACACTCAAAAAGAAACCTTATGAAGCAGTTGTTCGATAA
- a CDS encoding phytoene/squalene synthase family protein produces MKQLFDNISDTTSRITTKAYSNSFSLGILCLGKRLRQPIYNIYGFVRFADEIVDTFHDYDKEALLREFREDTVKAIERGISINPVLNSFQKVVHDYNIEWELIDCFLNSMEMDLDQSAHNRMSYDEYILGSAEVVGLMCLRVFTEGDETLYQKLKPAAMRLGAALQKVNFLRDIKDDYEALGRTYFPGVNMSNFSMQDKLHIENEIEQDFNVALEGIKQLPDSSRFGVYVAFVYYKQLFLKIRSLPSHSIMQQRIRIPNYAKLALLFTSYFKHSLHLV; encoded by the coding sequence ATGAAGCAGTTGTTCGATAACATATCAGACACCACAAGCAGGATAACGACCAAGGCGTATAGTAATAGCTTTTCGTTAGGTATTCTTTGCCTCGGCAAACGCTTGCGCCAGCCTATCTATAACATTTACGGTTTTGTGCGCTTTGCCGATGAGATAGTAGATACTTTTCATGATTACGACAAGGAGGCGCTGCTTCGTGAATTCAGGGAAGATACTGTTAAAGCAATTGAACGGGGTATCAGTATTAATCCTGTGTTGAACAGTTTTCAGAAGGTGGTGCACGACTATAATATTGAATGGGAGCTGATAGACTGTTTCCTGAATAGTATGGAGATGGATCTGGACCAGTCGGCACACAACAGGATGAGCTACGATGAGTACATTCTTGGTTCAGCAGAAGTGGTTGGACTTATGTGCCTGCGTGTGTTTACAGAAGGAGATGAAACACTGTACCAAAAACTGAAACCGGCAGCAATGAGACTGGGAGCAGCCCTGCAGAAAGTCAACTTCCTGCGTGATATTAAAGACGATTATGAAGCACTGGGCAGGACATATTTCCCGGGTGTGAACATGAGTAACTTCTCTATGCAGGACAAACTGCACATAGAAAATGAGATAGAACAGGATTTTAATGTTGCTTTAGAGGGTATCAAACAACTGCCTGACAGTTCTCGTTTTGGTGTCTATGTGGCCTTTGTATATTATAAGCAACTGTTCCTTAAGATACGTTCCCTGCCGTCGCACAGCATTATGCAGCAGCGTATACGTATACCTAATTATGCTAAGCTTGCGTTATTATTTACTTCTTATTTCAAACATAGTCTGCACCTGGTATGA
- a CDS encoding sterol desaturase family protein, with the protein MMTAIYILTTITAAISMEGVAWLAHKYLMHGALWNLHEDHHTKTSDSFFEKNDYFFLIFALPGIALMAIGTFAPPLRILLFAGIGITIYGFTYFFVHDIFIHQRFKWLKHTDNFYLRAIRRAHKMHHKHLGKEQGECFGMLWVPVKYFKEELNRKRSA; encoded by the coding sequence ATGATGACAGCCATTTACATATTAACTACCATTACCGCAGCTATAAGCATGGAAGGAGTAGCCTGGCTGGCGCACAAATACCTGATGCACGGCGCACTGTGGAACTTGCACGAAGACCACCATACCAAGACCTCAGACTCTTTTTTCGAAAAAAACGATTATTTCTTTCTCATTTTCGCGCTTCCGGGAATAGCGCTTATGGCAATAGGAACTTTTGCACCGCCACTCAGGATATTGTTGTTTGCAGGGATAGGTATTACTATTTATGGGTTCACCTACTTTTTTGTACATGATATTTTTATCCACCAGCGTTTCAAATGGCTGAAACATACGGATAATTTTTACCTGCGCGCAATACGACGTGCGCACAAGATGCATCATAAACATTTGGGCAAAGAACAAGGAGAGTGTTTTGGTATGTTATGGGTGCCGGTGAAATATTTTAAAGAAGAGCTAAACAGGAAAAGAAGTGCCTGA
- a CDS encoding lycopene cyclase domain-containing protein — protein MPDKNYTYLLIDLLCIIVPLVASFHPRSPFYRQWKYYLPANLLVSALFLAWDAIFTDMGIWGFNPDYITGIKLYNLPIEEVLFFICIPYACTYTYYVFASYVKTSFPLLAALLSYVLAAALSVTALLYIDRLYSSVTFFLLSALLVGMARRSTLWLDRFFVVYAIMLVPFFISNGILTGSTLDIPIVWYNNAHNLNFRIFTIPLEDCFYAMLLLLLNIGGYEWIKERFAKQMTGSYDTHKNYTLKQVK, from the coding sequence GTGCCTGATAAAAATTACACATATCTGCTGATAGATCTGCTGTGCATTATTGTGCCGCTGGTAGCTTCTTTCCATCCACGCTCACCTTTTTACAGGCAGTGGAAATACTACCTGCCCGCCAACCTCCTCGTCTCAGCCTTGTTCCTGGCATGGGACGCTATCTTTACCGATATGGGTATCTGGGGCTTCAACCCCGACTATATAACCGGCATTAAATTGTACAACCTGCCCATCGAGGAGGTGCTGTTCTTCATCTGCATTCCCTATGCATGTACTTACACCTACTATGTATTCGCATCATATGTCAAAACATCTTTCCCGCTGCTTGCTGCGTTGTTGTCATATGTGCTTGCTGCCGCCCTTAGTGTTACAGCGTTGTTATATATTGACAGGTTATACTCTTCAGTAACATTCTTCCTGCTTAGTGCTTTGCTGGTGGGTATGGCGCGTCGTTCCACCCTCTGGCTCGACAGGTTTTTCGTGGTATATGCCATCATGTTGGTACCTTTTTTTATATCCAATGGCATACTCACAGGCAGTACCCTCGATATCCCTATAGTATGGTACAATAATGCGCATAATCTGAATTTTCGGATATTTACAATCCCGTTAGAGGATTGTTTTTATGCCATGTTGCTGCTCTTGCTCAATATCGGTGGATATGAATGGATAAAAGAGCGGTTTGCTAAACAAATGACAGGCAGTTATGACACACATAAAAACTACACTTTAAAACAGGTAAAATGA
- the idi gene encoding isopentenyl-diphosphate Delta-isomerase, with protein sequence MNSAEQEKVILVNEQDEWMGLADKMQAHKDGLLHRAFSVFVFNSNNELLIQQRADHKYHSPGLWSNTCCSHPRKGESTYAAAHRRLKEELGFDCDIEKAFAFRYKADVGNGLIENEYDHIYTGYTDKVPNINPDEVKDYEFVPVNTLLQRVEEDPQSYTAWLKLALPLFMAHAEERAGTAA encoded by the coding sequence ATGAACAGTGCAGAACAGGAAAAAGTAATACTGGTGAACGAGCAGGACGAATGGATGGGCCTGGCCGATAAGATGCAGGCACATAAAGACGGGCTATTGCACAGAGCTTTCTCAGTATTCGTCTTCAACAGTAACAACGAGTTGCTGATACAGCAACGTGCTGACCACAAATACCATTCTCCGGGCTTATGGAGTAACACATGTTGCTCGCACCCCCGTAAGGGAGAAAGCACATATGCTGCCGCACACCGCAGGCTGAAAGAAGAGCTGGGTTTTGATTGTGATATAGAAAAAGCCTTTGCCTTCCGATACAAAGCTGATGTAGGCAATGGCCTCATCGAGAACGAGTACGACCATATATACACAGGTTACACAGACAAGGTGCCGAACATAAACCCGGACGAAGTGAAGGATTATGAGTTTGTGCCTGTAAATACATTACTGCAACGTGTAGAGGAAGACCCACAATCCTACACGGCCTGGCTTAAATTAGCCTTACCTCTTTTTATGGCTCATGCAGAAGAGCGCGCAGGAACTGCAGCATAA
- a CDS encoding SRPBCC domain-containing protein: MEKTMITIDATVAADIATAWDTYTDPEHITKWNFASDDWCCPSASNDLRPGGQYTARMEAKDGSFGFDFGGVYDDVNEHRDLSYTLGDGRKVKTTFEDKGGKTLVTTMFDPEQVNPVEMQQGGWQAILNNYVKYTESL, encoded by the coding sequence ATGGAAAAGACAATGATAACCATAGATGCAACTGTTGCGGCAGACATAGCAACAGCATGGGATACTTATACTGATCCCGAACACATCACGAAATGGAATTTCGCTTCAGACGACTGGTGTTGTCCTTCAGCATCGAACGACCTGCGCCCCGGTGGTCAATACACCGCACGTATGGAGGCTAAGGATGGCAGCTTCGGTTTCGACTTTGGAGGTGTATACGACGATGTGAATGAGCACCGCGACCTCAGCTATACCTTAGGCGATGGCCGAAAGGTGAAAACAACCTTCGAAGACAAGGGTGGCAAAACATTGGTGACCACCATGTTCGACCCCGAGCAGGTGAACCCTGTAGAAATGCAGCAGGGCGGCTGGCAGGCCATACTCAACAATTATGTAAAGTATACTGAAAGTTTGTAG
- a CDS encoding T9SS type A sorting domain-containing protein, translating into MKQILLLLFCFSIIKAHATTNVSGIISTNTTWTKANSPYIVDGDLSVDSNVTLVIQPGVTVLVDSGKFFYVDGKLIAEGNTTDSIYFLAHKINDPLYYAQWRGITLRLKGIHDTSSFKYCRFEYALYAIYSEGPSLNVSQSVFKHNSVAVETHVFAPAVDCYFNINNCLVTENGKGLYNFSRYATGALTNCIISDNIVGCEDESYKGLTVQNNEFNYNETGLSLSDYEQSPDVRWNTFKGNSYAGLTFRNSPTNISGFSRTKNAPISNNLFIYNTRGLQIWDLDLCTISGNTIAYNDIGIDRNSGASNTPSYPDSLVITNNCLTNNLSYNFKENYTADFTLKYNWWGTTSIPGIDSSIYDYYDNFSSGKITYMPILTSDTGCQLVTPPPLCAQLDSVVAKATSPTTATVNWPAVPGALGYEYYVELIQSTPPTKGTVTTSNILSLTGLVPGSTYKICARTKCAAAPFIYTWVCDTIQVPTAINTVDIESPVTIYPNPSNGSFTIDLPTKEVANIVVTGLDGRVVYNDTKEGSNKISVRMIDHVAGIYLVHITQGQNIYRTRITIEE; encoded by the coding sequence ATGAAACAGATTCTGTTACTCCTGTTTTGTTTTAGCATCATAAAAGCACACGCAACCACTAATGTAAGTGGCATTATTTCAACCAATACAACATGGACCAAAGCCAATAGCCCCTATATTGTGGATGGAGACCTTTCTGTTGACTCAAACGTTACACTTGTCATACAGCCGGGCGTTACCGTTTTGGTGGATAGTGGCAAGTTCTTTTATGTAGATGGTAAGCTCATAGCTGAGGGTAATACTACCGACAGCATTTATTTTCTTGCGCATAAAATAAACGACCCTTTATATTACGCACAGTGGCGTGGTATCACACTCAGGTTAAAAGGCATCCATGATACGAGCAGCTTTAAGTATTGCAGGTTTGAATATGCGCTATATGCTATCTACTCTGAAGGGCCGAGTTTAAATGTCAGTCAATCTGTATTTAAGCATAATAGTGTCGCAGTTGAAACTCATGTTTTTGCCCCGGCTGTTGATTGCTATTTTAATATCAATAACTGCCTGGTAACAGAGAATGGCAAAGGGCTGTATAATTTTAGCAGGTATGCCACAGGAGCACTTACAAACTGTATTATATCGGACAATATTGTTGGTTGCGAGGATGAAAGTTATAAAGGGTTGACTGTACAAAATAATGAATTTAATTACAATGAAACGGGCCTCAGTCTGTCTGATTATGAGCAAAGTCCTGATGTCAGGTGGAATACTTTTAAAGGGAACTCCTACGCCGGGCTCACTTTCCGCAATTCACCCACCAACATTTCAGGCTTTTCCAGAACTAAGAATGCACCTATTTCTAATAACCTGTTTATATACAACACCCGGGGTTTACAGATATGGGATTTAGACCTATGCACTATATCAGGTAATACAATTGCCTACAACGATATCGGTATCGACCGGAATAGCGGTGCATCTAATACGCCAAGTTATCCCGACAGTCTTGTGATTACCAATAATTGCCTTACAAATAACTTGTCATACAATTTCAAAGAGAATTATACAGCTGATTTTACACTGAAGTATAATTGGTGGGGTACCACCTCTATTCCGGGTATAGACTCTTCTATTTATGATTATTATGATAACTTCTCGTCCGGCAAGATCACTTATATGCCGATACTTACCAGCGATACAGGTTGCCAGTTGGTTACACCACCACCACTATGCGCACAGTTAGATTCAGTAGTGGCAAAGGCTACTTCCCCTACTACCGCAACGGTTAACTGGCCTGCTGTGCCGGGCGCATTAGGCTACGAGTATTACGTAGAACTCATCCAGTCAACTCCGCCAACAAAAGGAACAGTAACTACATCTAATATATTAAGCCTGACTGGACTTGTTCCGGGATCAACATACAAGATATGTGCACGTACAAAGTGCGCGGCCGCACCATTTATATATACCTGGGTATGCGATACCATACAGGTGCCTACTGCTATTAATACCGTAGATATTGAAAGCCCGGTTACCATTTATCCCAATCCGAGCAACGGTTCATTCACTATTGATCTGCCAACGAAAGAAGTGGCCAACATAGTGGTCACAGGCCTGGACGGCAGAGTGGTGTACAATGACACGAAAGAAGGTAGTAACAAAATATCAGTTCGTATGATTGATCATGTTGCGGGTATATACCTGGTACACATCACACAAGGGCAGAATATCTACCGTACCAGGATAACCATAGAGGAATAA
- a CDS encoding DUF1801 domain-containing protein, translating to MTIEQQIKDNIESQPEPKRGDMKELHDRILKVLPGCKLWFDTGKNDKNETVTNPTIGYGEQTIKYADGKTKEFFQIGMCANATGISVYILGIEDKALLAREYGPKIGKAKVTGYCIRFRKLKDIDVSALEAAIRYGAEVSNK from the coding sequence ATGACAATAGAGCAGCAGATAAAAGATAATATTGAAAGCCAGCCTGAACCTAAGCGTGGTGATATGAAGGAGTTGCACGACCGCATACTCAAAGTGCTGCCTGGCTGTAAGTTGTGGTTCGATACAGGTAAGAACGACAAGAATGAAACGGTCACCAACCCCACCATCGGGTATGGAGAACAGACGATAAAATATGCCGATGGAAAAACCAAAGAGTTCTTTCAGATAGGCATGTGTGCAAACGCTACTGGTATCTCGGTGTATATTCTGGGTATTGAAGATAAGGCACTACTGGCCCGTGAATACGGGCCAAAGATCGGTAAGGCAAAAGTGACGGGGTATTGCATCCGCTTCCGTAAGCTGAAGGATATAGATGTATCCGCACTGGAAGCAGCTATACGATACGGTGCTGAGGTTTCAAATAAATGA
- a CDS encoding serine hydrolase — protein sequence MKKCLFAFLLCVSVSGTQAQQFNTTLATMLQDTLNTYVGQISNIKGMSASVYVPGQGIWNGVIGNSYSGSPVTKDMRMGIASNTKLFVATVMLKLAENKIISLDDSLSKWLPTYTNVNPNITIRQLLNHTSGVSDPIFVAPWMDTINDHPTRVFTPTEVLSWLGPPMFQAGTSYGYSNVNYILAGMIAKNATGYQISKLIRDSILTPLNMDSSFYDVEEATNGTIAHRWWNNIDYNDTSRVGLNTAGGCAGALFSTGSEMVQWYTALFDGQIINQSSLNELTDFLPTGSPTYQYGLGFSRETTQGLTYWGHGGSTWGYRSKMIYDSCLHVSVCGLTNCYPSGMEAVTYLLYRVVKNHVPGCSGKITGAATVCSGTDSVSYTVPAIPNASSYIWELPAGVTGSSNTNTIKVNFGTSATSGNIIVRGVNNYGAGGYSTFNITVNAKPITPVISISGNMLTSNAPTGNQWYNSGGIIAGATSNTYYATTNDEYYCIVTRSGCVSDTSNKQLFTDISSVDNINTWQIYPNPAGDDITLNTTGLTTTKLSLNIYNILGREVKNEEIVGNLQKINISALPDGIFIVELRSDETIYKQRLIIKR from the coding sequence ATGAAAAAGTGTCTCTTCGCTTTTCTACTCTGTGTGTCCGTGTCGGGAACACAAGCACAACAGTTCAATACCACACTGGCTACAATGTTGCAGGATACTTTGAATACCTATGTTGGACAGATATCTAATATCAAAGGCATGTCGGCAAGCGTATATGTACCGGGGCAAGGTATTTGGAATGGTGTAATCGGCAACTCCTACTCCGGTAGCCCGGTAACAAAAGATATGAGGATGGGCATAGCCAGCAATACCAAACTTTTTGTAGCTACCGTTATGCTGAAACTGGCAGAAAATAAGATCATTAGCCTGGATGATTCGCTAAGTAAATGGTTACCCACATATACCAATGTCAATCCGAATATTACTATAAGGCAGTTGCTCAATCATACCAGCGGAGTTTCAGATCCCATTTTTGTTGCTCCCTGGATGGACACTATCAATGACCATCCTACAAGAGTATTTACACCTACAGAAGTATTAAGTTGGCTGGGGCCGCCGATGTTTCAGGCAGGTACATCTTATGGATATTCAAACGTCAACTATATACTGGCAGGTATGATAGCAAAAAATGCAACCGGCTATCAGATCTCAAAGCTGATACGTGACAGCATTCTGACACCATTGAATATGGACAGCAGTTTTTATGACGTAGAAGAGGCTACCAACGGAACAATAGCACACCGATGGTGGAATAATATTGACTATAACGATACATCACGTGTAGGATTAAATACGGCAGGAGGGTGTGCGGGAGCTTTATTTTCTACAGGGTCAGAAATGGTACAATGGTATACAGCACTTTTTGACGGGCAGATCATCAATCAATCATCCTTAAATGAATTGACTGATTTTTTGCCTACCGGATCTCCAACATATCAATACGGGCTTGGATTCAGCCGCGAGACCACACAGGGACTTACCTACTGGGGACATGGAGGCAGCACATGGGGATACCGTAGCAAAATGATCTATGACTCCTGCCTGCATGTATCGGTATGCGGACTTACTAATTGTTACCCTTCAGGCATGGAAGCAGTTACTTACCTGCTTTACAGAGTCGTAAAAAATCATGTACCCGGTTGCAGTGGAAAGATAACGGGTGCGGCAACCGTTTGTTCAGGCACAGATTCTGTCAGCTATACAGTACCTGCTATTCCTAATGCCTCGTCATATATATGGGAACTTCCGGCGGGTGTAACAGGTAGTAGCAATACCAATACTATTAAAGTAAACTTCGGTACAAGTGCCACGTCGGGCAATATCATAGTAAGAGGTGTGAATAACTACGGGGCCGGAGGTTATTCTACTTTTAACATTACCGTTAATGCCAAGCCAATAACACCTGTTATTTCAATTTCAGGTAACATGCTTACATCAAATGCTCCGACAGGTAACCAGTGGTATAATTCAGGAGGCATAATAGCGGGTGCCACTTCCAATACTTATTATGCTACGACAAACGATGAATACTATTGTATAGTAACAAGATCAGGGTGCGTATCTGACACATCAAACAAACAACTTTTTACAGACATATCATCCGTTGACAATATCAACACATGGCAAATATATCCTAACCCTGCCGGAGATGATATTACTCTGAACACTACCGGCCTAACTACAACAAAACTGAGCCTGAATATTTATAACATTTTGGGTCGTGAAGTGAAAAATGAGGAAATAGTCGGGAACCTGCAGAAGATCAACATCTCTGCACTACCCGACGGGATATTTATAGTTGAACTCAGATCGGATGAGACCATATATAAACAACGTTTGATCATAAAAAGGTAG
- a CDS encoding oxidoreductase, protein MRCSVLMFILLFLSPSIYGQKYTLRYVDTKTDASFRGLSVAGDNSVWVSGSKGWIGRSIDGGNNWSFQQVPGYEHCDFRTLYAFNANNAVIANAGSPAYILHTADGGTTWQKVYENNDSAAFIDGVDFWDKKHGLIHGDPIGGRMLLLYTNDGGKTWQERKEKQRPVMAEGEASFAASGTVISCFLHGAVVVAVGGKTSRLLFSRNRGRHWRSIPTPMLATSASTGIFSFIHGRSVGHWLIAGGDYRNDTLKKANFFYSLNKGETWHAPVTTTRGYRECLANISDRQKRERPVATFAVGPSGIDISTDDGVNWEPLSDDKGFHVIKPSYNQDKMFLAGANGSLAVMEMN, encoded by the coding sequence ATGCGCTGCTCCGTATTGATGTTTATACTATTGTTTCTTTCTCCTTCTATTTATGGGCAGAAGTATACTTTGCGATATGTAGATACCAAAACCGACGCGTCTTTTCGCGGCTTGTCAGTAGCCGGCGATAATTCGGTTTGGGTTAGCGGCAGCAAAGGCTGGATAGGGCGCAGTATAGATGGCGGTAACAACTGGTCATTTCAACAGGTACCGGGTTATGAACATTGCGACTTCCGCACATTATACGCCTTCAATGCCAACAACGCTGTAATTGCTAATGCGGGTAGCCCCGCTTATATACTACACACGGCTGATGGAGGCACCACATGGCAGAAGGTATATGAGAACAACGACAGCGCAGCTTTTATAGATGGCGTAGATTTCTGGGATAAGAAGCATGGACTGATACATGGCGACCCGATAGGCGGGCGCATGTTATTGCTCTATACAAACGATGGTGGTAAGACATGGCAGGAACGTAAAGAAAAACAAAGGCCCGTAATGGCAGAAGGGGAGGCCTCTTTTGCTGCAAGTGGTACGGTCATCAGTTGTTTTCTGCATGGCGCAGTGGTTGTGGCGGTGGGTGGAAAAACATCCAGGCTGTTGTTCTCACGCAACCGTGGCAGGCATTGGCGTAGCATACCCACGCCTATGCTGGCAACCTCAGCAAGTACGGGCATATTCTCATTTATACATGGACGCAGCGTAGGTCACTGGCTCATAGCCGGAGGTGACTACCGTAACGATACTTTGAAAAAAGCTAATTTCTTCTATTCACTCAATAAAGGAGAGACTTGGCATGCACCCGTTACTACTACACGTGGCTACCGCGAATGCCTCGCCAATATAAGCGACAGGCAAAAAAGAGAAAGGCCGGTAGCAACCTTTGCAGTAGGCCCCTCTGGTATAGATATTTCTACCGATGACGGAGTGAATTGGGAACCATTATCAGATGATAAAGGCTTTCATGTTATTAAACCTTCCTACAATCAGGACAAGATGTTCCTGGCAGGGGCTAATGGCAGCCTGGCTGTGATGGAGATGAACTAG
- a CDS encoding VOC family protein, which produces MAGNRSLVMHNMGIVVESLDKAISFFAELGMELEGRTMIEGEWSGRVTGLGDQHVEIAMMVTPDGHNRIELSRFLTPATISDHRTAPVNALGYLRLMFAVEDLDDTLSRLSRHGAELVGEVVEYENIYRLCYIRGVEGLLIGLAEELKK; this is translated from the coding sequence ATGGCAGGAAACAGATCATTAGTCATGCACAATATGGGTATCGTTGTTGAGTCTCTCGACAAGGCGATCTCCTTCTTCGCTGAACTAGGCATGGAGCTGGAAGGGCGGACCATGATCGAAGGTGAATGGTCTGGCAGAGTTACCGGGCTGGGCGACCAGCATGTAGAGATCGCTATGATGGTGACGCCTGACGGCCACAACCGGATCGAGCTATCAAGATTTCTAACCCCTGCTACTATCTCAGATCACCGCACAGCACCGGTAAACGCCCTGGGCTATCTGCGCCTCATGTTTGCGGTTGAAGATCTTGATGATACGCTATCCAGGCTAAGCAGGCATGGCGCCGAGTTGGTTGGTGAAGTAGTAGAGTATGAGAACATATACAGGCTTTGCTACATTCGCGGAGTAGAAGGACTGCTTATAGGACTTGCAGAAGAACTGAAGAAATAA